A window of the Candidatus Saccharibacteria bacterium oral taxon 488 genome harbors these coding sequences:
- a CDS encoding glycoside hydrolase family 1 protein, which yields MTTKQSERIVFPKKFLWGAATSAHQVEGGLVNQWTTWELEHAKRLSVQAPHQFGDIDSWPRIKKEATRPDNYVSGRGVDHYHRYEEDFAILKSLNMNAFRFCIEWARIEPQEGAWDAAAITHYRTYLRTLKKMGITPVVTLFHFTLPEWFMAKGGFEKRRNIKYFVYYVEKVLSELGRDIEWIVTINEPTVYAGESYLEGHWPPNKTCKRDMLRVLYNLVTAHKKVYKLTRARKKWKVSMAHHLIYCYPGDDAILSRASARVANYLLNTWVLRRVRRHSDFLAINYYFARRIYGYRVHDPYLKVSDLGWDMQPDKLQYLLEDVAECYQLPIMITENGLADGTDSQRQWWLTETIKAMHEALKRDVKLIGYLHWSLLDNFEWDKGYWPKFGLVAVDRQTMTRTVRPSARWFAAVIKKLRV from the coding sequence ATCTGAACGCATCGTGTTTCCGAAGAAGTTTTTATGGGGTGCAGCGACGTCGGCACATCAGGTCGAGGGCGGTCTGGTGAATCAGTGGACGACGTGGGAGCTTGAACATGCCAAGCGGCTGTCCGTGCAGGCGCCGCATCAATTTGGTGATATTGATAGCTGGCCGCGCATCAAAAAAGAGGCGACTAGGCCTGACAACTACGTATCGGGGCGGGGTGTCGATCATTACCATCGCTACGAGGAAGATTTCGCGATTCTCAAGAGCCTCAACATGAATGCCTTTCGGTTCTGTATTGAATGGGCGCGAATTGAGCCGCAAGAGGGCGCGTGGGATGCGGCGGCGATCACCCACTATCGGACGTATTTGCGGACGCTGAAAAAGATGGGTATTACGCCGGTGGTGACGCTGTTTCATTTCACGCTGCCGGAGTGGTTTATGGCCAAGGGTGGTTTTGAAAAGCGGCGCAACATCAAATATTTCGTGTATTATGTTGAAAAAGTCTTGAGCGAGCTGGGGCGCGACATTGAGTGGATCGTGACGATTAACGAGCCGACTGTCTATGCTGGCGAGAGTTATCTCGAGGGGCATTGGCCGCCAAATAAAACTTGTAAGCGTGATATGCTGCGCGTGCTCTATAATCTCGTTACGGCGCATAAAAAAGTGTATAAATTGACGCGTGCTCGCAAAAAGTGGAAGGTGTCGATGGCGCATCATCTGATCTATTGCTATCCGGGCGATGATGCGATTCTCAGTCGTGCTAGTGCGCGGGTGGCAAATTATCTCCTGAATACGTGGGTGCTGCGTCGAGTGCGGCGGCATAGTGATTTTTTGGCGATCAATTATTACTTTGCCCGGCGGATTTATGGCTATCGGGTGCATGACCCGTACCTGAAGGTCAGTGATCTTGGCTGGGATATGCAGCCGGATAAATTGCAGTATCTACTGGAGGACGTGGCCGAGTGCTACCAGTTGCCAATTATGATTACCGAGAATGGACTGGCGGACGGCACTGATAGTCAGCGGCAGTGGTGGCTGACCGAGACGATCAAGGCCATGCATGAGGCATTGAAGCGTGATGTCAAGCTAATCGGTTATTTGCACTGGAGCCTGCTTGATAATTTTGAATGGGATAAGGGCTACTGGCCAAAGTTTGGCCTGGTAGCAGTCGATCGGCAAACCATGACCCGGACGGTGCGACCAAGCGCACGCTGGTTCGCGGCGGTGATCAAGAAGCTGCGCGTGTAG